Part of the Phragmites australis chromosome 23, lpPhrAust1.1, whole genome shotgun sequence genome is shown below.
GTTATTTTGTACTGTACATTTTAAGTGGGCATTATTCTGTTGTATTCTCTTTGTACCTGTTAGGACTTAATGTTGTGTATTTCTGTTGTCCAGGCCAAACAGAAGAAAAACAGTCGGAAAAGTAATAAAGGGAAAAATGGCAAGTCTGACATGATTAGTAAGGAAATACTTATGGACAGCAGTCCGTCAGATGATATAATCCTGGATGATTTCTCAAGACAAGCGGAAGAAATGTCCTCAAATGCCGACAACCCTGAAGAAGTTTCTGATACATCTGACAACAGAGATGATAATTCAGACACACTTCATGTTGATATTGAAGACCGTGAATCGAGCCCTGTTAATTGGGAGACAGATGCTTCAGAAACGCAAACCACTGTGCCTGAAAGTGGTGAGGTGCAAAATGACCAAGCAGGGAAGAGGACCTCTTTTGTGGATGACAGCTCATCAACTTGTTCCTCGGACTCAGTTCCTTCAGTTATCTTGAATGGATCATATACAGGAGGTGCTTGGACAAATGTCAGATCCTCATCCAATAGGTATATTTTCATGAGTATTTTCCCCTAATTTACTGTCAGTTGGTATTTATCATGCTATTTTGTGATTCAGGGGAAACAACCGGAGGAATAAGGATACTGATGCATGGGCAGGATTTGCACAAGGCGGATCCAGTTCCGTACATAATGACGTAATGGGATCCAGCAGCATTGCTTCTGGCAACTCAAAGGACATTAGACATGAATCTGAGGTACATGTCTCTCTTGGATGTCTAAGATAGTACAGGCAGGCAGGCCCGTTGTCCTTTTACTTTGTGATGTGCATGTCTTAATTGAGCTATTCATTTTAAGACGACAACATCGTGTTATAACAGTGTTCTCTTCCAGTGTTCTTCATTGtatcaaacttttttttttgtgtgttccACTTGGTTGAATAAACATCAAAATTAATCCATTTCAGGATGATAAAGTTGTGTTGCAGAAGAAGCAACATGCACAACGGCATGTTGATGTCATGAGTCCCTCCAAGTTAAGAATGGCAGAgtcttccttttcttctgtgAGCCCTGTTAAGAAGCAACCTAGTTTGTCCCAGCAACCAAAAATTTCTTTAGAAAGCACCAATAGTATGAATCATCGTGCAAGCGAAGCTTCAGGTGCTGTGACTGCCACTTCAACACCAGGTGTCACTTCAACCCCAACAGCTCAGTTAGTTTCAAATAAAGGACCTCTGTCCAGTCCCTCGACCCAGAACGAGAAGTCAGTTCCAGTTGCAAGTAGACCCCTGCAGGTGCCTGCACCCTCCAAATCTGAAGCTCAGAAACAGATTTCCCTGGTTGGCAGTGCAACTACAACCCAGGTCATTACAGTATCAAGGCCTTTGAGTGCCCCACAAGTCCCTGCAGCAAAACAAAGTGCACCTGTTACTTCAACAGCCCAGAATGTACCACCTCTTTCTCGTTCGATGAGTGCATTTGGACGGTTGGGAAATGAACCCTCTGCTAATGCCCCTAGCTACATTCCCCAGTCAAGGACATATCGCAATGCCATGATGGAGAAAAGTTCTGTTGGTGGAAGCAGTTTCACAAATCAACCAGGTTCTTCGGAGCAAGGAGTTGCACATTCACAATCAATGTTTACATCACAACCTTCCATTCTGTCATCAGAGAACTTGCCTAGGAAAGAGGAAACATCTTTGAGACCTGGGTTTACATTTGGAACCGTTAAGCCCGAGTCACTGAACCAGTATCAGTGCAGAGAAGAGAGCTCACAGCAAGCAAGCAGCAGTAACAGTAGTGATTGCACGCCATCGAGTTTGAACATCGGAAGTGGGATAGAGAAGCTCAATTTGCATGGAAGATCACGAAGCAAGCAACTGTTGTCAGAAATTTCTACAAGATTTACCCCATACCAACCACAAGGCCTGGTGGGTGATGAGTTCCCACACCTAGACATCATCAACGACTTGCTGGATGAGGAGCAGAGCGACAGGAGAAGGGTTCTATGTCACCAGCATGGATTTGCTCGACAATACTCTATGCCCAATGATGCCAGCACACCAGATTATGGTTTGTTTGGTGATCCATACCTGTTTGATCAGGCTGAGCAATACTTCGATGAGGAACCTCCGAGGTTTTATAGCCCATTGGGTAGTGCGCCTCGGGGGCTAAGGGACCGGAGTTATTCGCACTTCGATCTCCCTTCATACTCCAACAGCGGCCAGTTTGATGATTTGATGATGAGCCAGTGGCCATACAGCCGCACCAACCTCTCCATGCCTAATTTTGGGTCAGACGCAAGTGGTTACTCCTATCAGTCGCGAGATTACCCGAGTTCCGCGAATGGAGCAAGCAGATACCCATCCTATCGCCCTGCCAATGGGCATTGAGAGATTTATCGATTGCATTGTAATAATGTGTGGTAGTCCATGCTGTTTGCATCTGAGCTGAGTGTAATTGTAATAGCTCCCTGTAGCAATGATATAAAGAATGGCTCCTCAGTTTTCTTATTCAATAgttatatcttttttttcccctATAGTTAAGTTTTGCCCAATGGTTCGAATCTGTGATCAGTTCTATGCAGTCTGGCTACTTTGTTCCATCGTATCGTGAAATGATGAGCATGCTAGCAATAATAGAGCGGCGTTTAGTTTGCTTCAGCTGATGTTGGAATGACAAGGAGTGCTTAGTATTTGTTTCTTTGACGAGGTGTTATTCAGAGAAGAAATGATCGAACGGGTCACAAATTTTGTTTTAGTGGCGCGCACGAGGTCAAAATTAGACTATGGCCGAGCCGAGTTGATGTGGCGTCCATGTCAGCTTCAGCGTGGACGGTTCTTTGCAAAATAATCCCTGCCTCCTATAGACCTGCTTGGCTTTGGTTGGTTCGGCGAGTGCGACGGAGGAAGCCGACGCTGAAGGAGATTGTGCGAGGAGCCGT
Proteins encoded:
- the LOC133906766 gene encoding TNF receptor-associated factor homolog 1a-like, which produces MAGTLIEDNAGDSRSSSTEELPSDQQSHSGESLAEWRSSEQVENGTPSTSPAYSDTDDDDCGPRPSELYGKFTWRIDNFSQINKRELRSNSFDVGGFKWYILIYPQGCDVCNHLSLFLCVANHDKLLPGWSHFAQFTIAVINRDPKKSKYSDTLHRFWKKEHDWGWKKFMELSKLHDGFVVEDVLTIKAQVQVIREKADRPFRCLDGQYRRELIRVYLSNVEQICRRFIDERRCKLSRLIEDKLRWSSFSAFWLGMDPSVRRHMAREKTDIILKVLVKHFFIEKEVTSTLVIDSVYSGLKALEYQSKNKKGTSKLTETDARSTPMVLIDQDMFVLADDVILLLERAALDTLPHQPLPTKDDKSSQNRTKDGSSGEEFNKDSIERDDRRLIELGSKTLELFALAHIFSRIEVAYQEAVALKRQEELIREEEAAGLAEIELKAKRSAAEKEKRAKKKQAKQKKNSRKSNKGKNGKSDMISKEILMDSSPSDDIILDDFSRQAEEMSSNADNPEEVSDTSDNRDDNSDTLHVDIEDRESSPVNWETDASETQTTVPESGEVQNDQAGKRTSFVDDSSSTCSSDSVPSVILNGSYTGGAWTNVRSSSNRGNNRRNKDTDAWAGFAQGGSSSVHNDVMGSSSIASGNSKDIRHESEDDKVVLQKKQHAQRHVDVMSPSKLRMAESSFSSVSPVKKQPSLSQQPKISLESTNSMNHRASEASGAVTATSTPGVTSTPTAQLVSNKGPLSSPSTQNEKSVPVASRPLQVPAPSKSEAQKQISLVGSATTTQVITVSRPLSAPQVPAAKQSAPVTSTAQNVPPLSRSMSAFGRLGNEPSANAPSYIPQSRTYRNAMMEKSSVGGSSFTNQPGSSEQGVAHSQSMFTSQPSILSSENLPRKEETSLRPGFTFGTVKPESLNQYQCREESSQQASSSNSSDCTPSSLNIGSGIEKLNLHGRSRSKQLLSEISTRFTPYQPQGLVGDEFPHLDIINDLLDEEQSDRRRVLCHQHGFARQYSMPNDASTPDYGLFGDPYLFDQAEQYFDEEPPRFYSPLGSAPRGLRDRSYSHFDLPSYSNSGQFDDLMMSQWPYSRTNLSMPNFGSDASGYSYQSRDYPSSANGASRYPSYRPANGH